The following are encoded together in the Lactuca sativa cultivar Salinas chromosome 1, Lsat_Salinas_v11, whole genome shotgun sequence genome:
- the LOC111899452 gene encoding uncharacterized protein LOC111899452, producing MVIVLRYVDSLGFVKERFIGIVHVNDISSLSLKNAINEVITSNELSFSQIRGQGYDGASNMWGEFNAKKHGGVSDFFEQISLAVNVVCALCKIKDLLWEQAREMVQKGLCSGELETERGLNQETTFVRAGDTRWGSHFNTLTSLMKLFADVLVVLEFVKVDRGSLANRQQASEILAYFKSYEFVFYLYMMYDILRLTGTLSKQLQKKDLDILEATSMVKGTMDALQSLRDTRFASILPKISSFCQTLNIATLEN from the exons ATGGTTATTGTTTTGCGATATGTTGATAGTCTTGGCTTTGTGAAAGAAAGATTCATAGGCATTGTGCACGTGAATGATATATCCTCTTTGTCACTCAAAAATGCCATAAATGAAGTAATTACAAGCAACGAGTTGAGTTTTAGTCag atAAGAGGACAAGGTTATGATGGGGCTAGCAATATGTGGGGGGAATTCAATG CAAAGAAGCATGGCGGTGTTAGTGACTTTTTTGAACAAATTTCGTTGGCGGTTAATGTTGTTTGTGCCTTGTGTAAAATAAAAGACTTGCTATGGGAACAAGCAAGAGAAATGGTGCAAAAAGGTTTATGTAGTGGTGAACTTGAAACCGAGAGAGGGTTAAATCAAGAGACTACATTTGTTCGAGCGGGAGATACAAGATGGGGTTCACATTTCAACACACTCACAAGTTTAATGAAGTTGTTTGCAGATGTTCTTGTAGTTTTAGAATTTGTGAAAGTGGATAGAGGGTCATTGGCAAACCGTCAACAAGCGTCCGAAATCTTAGCATATTTTAAATCTTATGAGTTCGTGTTTTACTTATATATGATGTATGATATTTTACGCCTCACAGGTACATTATCAAAGCAACTTCAAAAAAAAGATCTAGACATTTTAGAAGCAACTTCAATGGTTAAAGGGACAATGGACGCATTGCAATCTTTAAGAGACACGAGGTTTGCTAGCATTTTGCCAAAGATATCCTCTTTTTGTCAAACACTCAATATTGCTACTTTGGAAAATTGA
- the LOC111899404 gene encoding ABC transporter G family member 23: protein MASCFHSPNIEDDTAALFTASDNSPEQSTTPSSSSRHSPPPPPYPSKPSYKLTVKNLSYTIKSSHQFTLPWLLNKPKRINILKSVSFIAQSSEIMAIVGPSGSGKSSLLHFISGRVRDNTLDPKTTISLNDFPITSHSQMKKICGFVAQEDNLLPLLTVKETLMYSAKFRLTEMSSKEKEHRVECLIHELGLVHVRDSFVGDENERGISGGERKRVSIGVDMIPDPPILLLDEPTSGLDSSSALQVIELLSNMATSKQRTIILSIHQPSYRVLQYISNFLILSNGSVIHNGSLESLEGTINELGFEIPAQLNALEFSMEIKETLETSYNSKEPVATFQELIEPSFATVWAEQTNGTFQELLRRDQSVRPKARYNEILILCTRFWKTIYRTKQLFLARTMQAVVGGLGLGSVYVKVENNENGIAERLGLFAFSLSFLLSSTVEALPIYLQERRVLMKEASRGAYKTSSYMIANTIVFLPFLFIIGLLFSIPVYWLVGLDPSATAFAFFVFVVWLIVLMASSLVLFLSAVSPDFISGNSLISTVLGAFFLFSGYFIPKEVIPKYWMFMYYVSLYRYPLDSWLVNEYWGRREVCFSGEGSGSTCLMTGDDILKGRGLEWDTRWMNVGVMFGFFVFYRVLCWIILARKVSNTTI from the coding sequence ATGGCATCTTGCTTCCACAGCCCAAACATCGAAGATGATACTGCCGCCCTATTCACCGCCTCCGACAACTCCCCGGAGCAATCCACCAccccctcctcctcctctcgccattcaccaccaccaccaccttaccCTTCCAAACCATCCTACAAACTCACCGTAAAAAACCTCTCCTACACCATCAAATCAAGCCACCAATTCACACTTCCATGGCTCCTAAACAAGCCAAAACGAATCAATATCCTCAAATCAGTATCCTTCATAGCCCAAAGCTCAGAAATCATGGCGATTGTGGGGCCAAGTGGGAGCGGGAAGTCGAGTTTGCTTCATTTTATCTCCGGTCGTGTTCGTGACAACACTTTGGATCCCAAAACCACCATTTCACTCAACGATTTCCCAATCACGAGCCATTCGCAGATGAAGAAGATATGCGGGTTTGTGGCACAAGAGGATAACTTGCTTCCTTTGCTAACTGTAAAGGAAACATTAATGTATAGTGCTAAGTTTCGGCTAACTGAAATGAGCTCAAAAGAGAAGGAACATCGAGTCGAGTGTCTAATCCATGAGCTCGGGTTGGTTCACGTTCGTGATAGTTTCGTAGGAGACGAAAACGAACGAGGGATATCAGGAGGAGAGAGGAAACGGGTGTCGATTGGTGTCGACATGATTCCCGATCCTCCAATTCTACTCCTTGACGAACCTACGTCAGGTTTGGATAGCAGCTCGGCCCTTCAAGTGATCGAGCTGCTATCCAACATGGCAACATCAAAACAACGAACCATCATTTTATCAATCCATCAACCAAGTTACCGAGTCCTTCAATACATTTCCAACTTCCTAATCCTCTCCAACGGATCGGTAATCCATAATGGTTCTCTCGAGTCACTCGAGGGAACCATTAATGAGCTGGGATTCGAAATCCCAGCTCAACTCAACGCACTTGAGTTCTCCATGGAAATCAAAGAAACCCTAGAAACATCATACAACTCAAAAGAACCGGTTGCCACGTTTCAAGAACTTATCGAACCCTCTTTCGCGACAGTATGGGCCGAACAAACAAACGGTACATTTCAAGAGCTTTTACGAAGAGATCAATCGGTCCGGCCAAAAGCTCGATATAATGAAATTCTGATTCTTTGCACGAGATTTTGGAAAACTATATACAGAACAAAACAACTTTTCTTAGCAAGAACGATGCAAGCAGTTGTGGGAGGCCTCGGTTTAGGTAGCGTGTATGTAAAGGTCGAGAATAACGAAAATGGTATCGCAGAAAGATTAGGACTTTTTGCTTTTAGTCTTAGCTTCCTTCTCTCTTCAACAGTTGAAGCCTTACCGATATATCTTCAAGAACGTAGAGTTTTAATGAAAGAAGCATCGAGAGGAGCCTACAAGACTTCATCTTACATGATCGCCAACACCATCGTGTTCCTCCCGTTTCTTTTCATAATCGGCCTCCTCTTTTCGATTCCTGTATATTGGCTAGTGGGACTTGACCCTTCGGCGACTGCATTTGCGTTTTTCGTGTTTGTGGTGTGGCTAATCGTTCTAATGGCTAGTTCGTTGGTTCTCTTTCTGAGTGCAGTTTCTCCTGATTTCATCTCCGGGAACTCGTTGATTTCCACTGTTCTTGGTGCATTTTTTCTGTTTTCAGGGTATTTTATACCGAAAGAAGTGATACCGAAGTATTGGATGTTTATGTATTATGTGTCGTTGTATCGGTATCCATTGGACTCCTGGTTGGTGAACGAGTATTGGGGCCGGAGGGAGGTTTGTTTCTCTGGTGAGGGTAGTGGTTCGACGTGCTTGATGACCGGAGACGATATCTTGAAGGGGAGAGGGCTTGAGTGGGATACACGATGGATGAATGTAGGCGTGATGTTTGGGTTCTTTGTGTTTTATAGGGTACTTTGTTGGATCATTCTTGCACGAAAGGTTTCGAACACAACAATAtga
- the LOC111899405 gene encoding alcohol dehydrogenase 1 has product MTNTIPDVITCKAAVVREIGGAITVEEIKVDPPKALEVRIKMLCASICHTDILACNGMPFPLFPRIPGHEGVGVVESVGEDVKTTEVKLGDVVMPLYMGECGQCLNCKSGRTNTCHVYPITLNGLMADGTSRMTVAATGEAAYHLFNCSTWSEYMVIDVNYVIKVDPKISLPHASLLSCGFTTGLGAPWKEAPVTKGSSVAVFGLGVVGLGAIKGAQMQGASKIIGVDINEKKASKGKVFGMTDFINPQNHPDRSVSDLIKDITDGLGVDYSFECSGVGPLLNEAIDASKIGIGTTVAIGVGLETNWVIKNLSLLSGRTLKGSLMGGVRTQSDLPIILNKCVNKEIEMDQLLTHEIRLENIQEAFKIMKKPDCLKILIKF; this is encoded by the exons ATGACGAACACCATTCCAGATGTCATTACTTGTAAAG CGGCGGTGGTACGGGAGATCGGCGGAGCAATCACGGTGGAGGAGATAAAGGTCGATCCACCAAAAGCATTGGAAGTTAGAATCAAGATGCTCTGTGCGAGTATATGTCATACCGACATCCTTGCTTGCAATGGCATGCCCTTC CCTCTGTTCCCGCGAATTCCTGGACATGAAGGCGTCGG GGTTGTTGAGAGCGTCGGGGAAGATGTGAAGACGACGGAGGTGAAGCTAGGCGACGTCGTGATGCCGCTCTACATGGGTGAATGTGGACAATGTTTGAATTGCAAGTCCGGAAGGACCAACACCTGCCATGTTTACCCGATTACCTTGAACGGACTTATGGCCGACGGCACATCCAGGATGACCGTTGCTGCAACCGGAGAAGCCGCCTACCACCTTTTCAATTGTTCTACATGGTCGGAGTACATGGTGATCGACGTAAACTATGTGATCAAGGTTGATCCGAAGATTTCTCTCCCCCATGCCAGTTTGCTGTCGTGTGGCTTCACCACCGGCCTTGGTGCTCCGTGGAAGGAAGCTCCGGTCACTAAGGGGTCATCTGTCGCCGTCTTTGGCCTTGGTGTTGTTGGCCTCGGG GCAATAAAAGGAGCACAAATGCAAGGTGCATCGAAGATAATAGGGGTTGACATAAATGAAAAGAAGGCATCAAAAGGAAAAGTATTTGGAATGACAGATTTCATCAATCCTCAAAATCATCCTGATCGATCTGTCTCAGATTTAATCAAAGATATAACTGATGGGTTAGGTGTTGACTACTCTTTTGAGTGCAGTGGAGTTGGGCCCTTGTTGAACGAAGCCATTGATGCCTCAAAAATT GGAATTGGTACGACTGTAGCTATTGGAGTTGGGCTAGAGACCAATTGGGTCATTAAGAACTTATCATTATTGAGTGGTCGGACCTTGAAGGGTTCACTAATGGGTGGGGTTAGGACTCAATCGGATCTTCCCATTATACTCAACAAATGTGTTAATAAG GAGATAGAGATGGATCAACTTCTAACACATGAAATAAGATTGGAAAATATACAAGAAGCATTCAAGATTATGAAAAAGCCGGATTGTTTAAAAATTCTTATCAAATTTTAA